The following are from one region of the Methanomassiliicoccales archaeon LGM-DZ1 genome:
- a CDS encoding ATP-dependent sacrificial sulfur transferase LarE — MSIPGASADPDAAVPESLRRFLAEHPRPAIAFSGGADSSYLLYAAASCGADAKAYFVKSAFVPEFEKGDAVRTAKELGVPLEIISADVLADPALRANPADRCYICKKKVFGAVRERADRDGRAFLMDATNASDDPNGRPGMRALPELGILSPLRECGLTKPEIRRLSHEAGLWTWNLPSYSCLATRVPEGMLLTEDILAKTERAENGARALGFSDIRIRARPDGTALAEITEEQQDLLERVRPEFESLILRHYSGIEYGIRRPHL, encoded by the coding sequence ATGAGCATTCCAGGAGCATCGGCCGATCCGGACGCAGCGGTCCCGGAGAGCCTCCGCAGGTTCCTCGCAGAGCACCCGCGGCCGGCGATCGCGTTCTCAGGGGGCGCCGACTCCTCATACCTGCTCTACGCTGCGGCATCCTGCGGGGCGGACGCGAAAGCGTACTTCGTGAAATCGGCGTTCGTGCCGGAGTTCGAGAAGGGCGACGCAGTGAGGACGGCAAAGGAGCTCGGCGTTCCCCTGGAGATCATCAGCGCCGATGTCCTGGCCGATCCCGCCCTGAGGGCTAATCCGGCCGACCGCTGCTACATCTGCAAGAAGAAGGTTTTCGGTGCCGTACGGGAAAGGGCCGATAGGGACGGCAGAGCGTTCCTGATGGATGCCACGAACGCATCCGACGACCCGAACGGAAGGCCCGGGATGAGGGCCCTGCCGGAGCTGGGGATACTCTCCCCCCTGAGGGAATGCGGCCTGACCAAGCCGGAGATCAGGAGGCTCTCGCACGAAGCGGGGCTTTGGACCTGGAACCTGCCCTCCTACTCCTGCCTGGCCACCAGGGTTCCGGAGGGCATGCTCCTGACGGAGGATATCCTTGCCAAGACCGAACGCGCGGAGAACGGGGCGCGCGCCCTGGGATTCTCCGACATAAGGATAAGGGCCCGCCCGGACGGGACGGCGCTGGCGGAGATCACCGAGGAGCAGCAGGACCTCCTGGAGCGCGTGCGCCCAGAATTCGAGTCGCTCATCCTGAGACATTATAGCGGGATAGAGTACGGTATCAGGAGGCCGCATCTTTGA
- the larB gene encoding nickel pincer cofactor biosynthesis protein LarB translates to METREILEKVRDGEISPEDAEVMLKSAPFVELGYAKADTHRKVRQGAAEVIYGAGKTPEQAIGIAHALADAGAGCIIITRCPEETAALAGREFPVTAFDRVSCICTVGNPPEPSPNSSVCVVTAGTSDIPVAEEAAVTAAALGSRVTRIYDAGVSGLQRILSRTDDLMRARAVVVVAGMEGALASVVGGLVDVPVIAVPTSVGYGASFGGVTALLSMMNSCASDVSVVNIDNGFGAGYIAAMIDRRSSPQ, encoded by the coding sequence ATGGAGACCCGCGAGATTCTGGAGAAGGTCAGGGACGGGGAGATCTCGCCCGAAGATGCGGAGGTCATGCTGAAATCAGCCCCGTTCGTGGAACTGGGATATGCCAAAGCGGACACCCACCGGAAGGTCCGCCAGGGGGCCGCCGAGGTCATCTACGGCGCCGGGAAGACACCGGAGCAGGCCATAGGCATCGCGCACGCCCTCGCCGATGCAGGGGCCGGGTGCATAATCATCACCCGCTGCCCGGAGGAGACCGCGGCCCTGGCCGGCAGGGAGTTCCCCGTGACGGCGTTCGACCGCGTATCCTGCATATGCACCGTCGGGAACCCTCCCGAACCGTCCCCGAACAGCTCGGTCTGCGTGGTCACCGCAGGGACCAGCGACATCCCGGTCGCAGAGGAGGCCGCCGTCACTGCGGCCGCCCTCGGCAGCAGGGTGACGAGGATATATGATGCAGGGGTCTCCGGCCTCCAGCGCATACTCTCGAGGACCGATGACCTCATGCGCGCCCGCGCAGTGGTGGTGGTCGCCGGGATGGAGGGAGCGCTGGCATCCGTGGTCGGCGGGCTGGTCGACGTCCCGGTGATAGCCGTCCCCACGTCCGTGGGGTACGGGGCATCGTTCGGGGGTGTGACCGCGCTTTTATCCATGATGAACTCGTGCGCTTCCGATGTGAGCGTCGTGAACATCGACAACGGTTTCGGCGCCGGATACATAGCCGCAATGATAGACAGAAGGAGTTCGCCGCAATGA
- the larC gene encoding nickel pincer cofactor biosynthesis protein LarC encodes MRTLFLECNAGASGDMILGALTDLLKDPAELGAMMESSGIPGVRCEIETSDRSSITGTSVRILVDGVEEGTPGEKKHHEHHSLGDVMGTIAGLKVSDRVKKDASEIYSIIAEAESQVHGKPVSEVHFHEVGALDAIADIVGVCLLVEKLAPEQIISSPLRTGYGTVECAHGVLPVPAPATANILKGMPVYAGDEEGEFTTPTGAAIIKHFATRYAQMPVMEYEDCGIGFGKKSSKTANMLRAYIGEAEEAMPTVTEIRTDIDDMTPEDLGGIIDLLMASGALDASICPVIMKKSRPGYILSCICRDEDTDDMAMIILAHTSSVGLRFHRCQRYEMKPSFIKYRTDFGDVRIKISEGYGLRKWKPEHDDMTKAAITNGVTVDEVRKNIHFDPDEELGDD; translated from the coding sequence ATGAGGACGCTTTTCTTGGAATGCAACGCCGGGGCATCCGGCGATATGATACTTGGTGCACTGACCGACCTCCTGAAGGACCCCGCCGAGCTCGGCGCTATGATGGAGTCCTCCGGCATACCCGGGGTCAGATGCGAGATCGAGACCTCGGACAGGTCGTCCATAACCGGGACCAGCGTCCGCATCCTCGTCGACGGTGTCGAGGAGGGCACCCCCGGGGAGAAGAAGCACCACGAGCACCACTCGCTGGGGGATGTCATGGGCACCATCGCCGGCCTGAAGGTTTCCGACCGGGTGAAGAAGGACGCCTCCGAGATATACTCGATCATCGCCGAGGCGGAGTCCCAGGTCCACGGGAAGCCCGTCTCGGAGGTCCACTTCCACGAGGTTGGGGCGCTAGATGCCATAGCCGACATCGTTGGGGTCTGCCTGCTCGTGGAGAAGCTCGCCCCTGAGCAGATCATATCCTCGCCCCTAAGGACGGGGTACGGGACCGTGGAATGCGCCCACGGCGTGCTCCCTGTCCCCGCTCCCGCCACCGCCAACATCCTGAAGGGCATGCCCGTCTACGCCGGCGACGAGGAGGGCGAGTTCACCACTCCCACGGGCGCTGCCATCATCAAGCACTTCGCGACGAGGTACGCGCAGATGCCGGTCATGGAGTACGAGGACTGCGGCATAGGCTTCGGGAAGAAGAGCTCCAAGACCGCCAACATGCTCCGTGCCTACATCGGGGAGGCGGAGGAGGCCATGCCCACGGTCACGGAGATCCGCACCGACATCGACGACATGACCCCGGAGGACCTGGGCGGCATCATCGACCTGCTGATGGCCTCCGGAGCGCTCGATGCCTCCATATGCCCCGTGATCATGAAGAAGAGCCGCCCCGGGTACATCCTCAGCTGCATATGCAGGGACGAGGACACCGACGACATGGCCATGATCATCCTCGCCCACACCTCGTCCGTCGGGCTCAGGTTCCACAGGTGCCAGAGGTACGAGATGAAGCCGTCCTTCATCAAGTACCGGACGGATTTCGGCGATGTGAGGATCAAGATCTCCGAGGGGTACGGCCTCAGGAAGTGGAAGCCGGAGCACGACGACATGACCAAGGCCGCCATAACCAACGGGGTCACCGTCGACGAGGTCCGCAAGAACATCCACTTCGACCCTGACGAAGAGCTCGGGGACGACTGA
- a CDS encoding flavodoxin produces MKKIVIAAVIAAAVIVVAAAAAYVILSDGEDSDIETSSDVQIPEGASTAVVYFTWSNHAGTIAASIGNITGDSPIGLVPETAYPDTYDDIVQRAESEIGQRPAIEASSLSSALDAMHSADYIFLGYPIWYQKTAPWSSSP; encoded by the coding sequence ATGAAGAAGATCGTGATCGCGGCAGTGATCGCGGCCGCCGTGATCGTCGTGGCCGCCGCCGCGGCCTATGTGATACTGTCGGACGGTGAGGACAGCGACATCGAAACCTCTTCCGACGTCCAGATACCGGAAGGCGCGTCCACCGCCGTCGTCTACTTCACCTGGAGCAACCACGCGGGGACCATCGCCGCCAGCATCGGGAACATCACCGGGGATTCGCCGATCGGCCTCGTCCCGGAGACAGCTTACCCAGATACCTACGATGACATCGTGCAGAGGGCCGAGTCCGAGATAGGGCAGAGGCCTGCGATAGAGGCTTCGTCCCTCTCTTCCGCGCTCGATGCCATGCACAGCGCCGACTACATCTTCCTGGGATACCCCATATGGTACCAGAAGACCGCCCCATGGTCATCCTCACCCTGA
- a CDS encoding ACT domain protein: MKSWEFTKIEGNRIKIDRWVSDIMGLVDGGYIYSTLFQYPEAGPKKYELLLSMYPQENLRNLAHITIYTDDVPGATVQAARFLTDRKIRVLNSVSLNGISDTTIVWDILAELNFAGEGDLLTEGYQKLREAGDASVDKIKFISVKPTSIGRIFRERSSTGGLKTELRKGAPVTYEAGFFDLGKEYGDILGDLSGRNVMITVDPGMWIVSVVIFKDDTDLVKIDMDVPDCMGSIDTALKMLADAGVNLISVFTKVVISYQTMDIEVVADIKGSSMKADELEKKLPEYLSELNGVYELKKIERL, encoded by the coding sequence TTGAAGAGTTGGGAGTTCACTAAGATCGAGGGCAACAGGATCAAGATCGACCGCTGGGTCTCGGACATCATGGGCCTGGTGGACGGAGGGTACATCTACAGCACCCTTTTCCAGTACCCCGAGGCCGGACCGAAGAAGTACGAGCTCCTCCTGTCCATGTACCCTCAGGAGAACCTCCGCAACCTGGCCCACATCACCATCTACACCGATGATGTGCCCGGAGCGACCGTCCAGGCGGCCAGGTTCCTCACCGACAGGAAGATACGCGTCCTGAACTCGGTATCCCTGAACGGGATCTCCGACACCACCATCGTCTGGGACATTCTGGCCGAGCTCAACTTCGCGGGAGAGGGCGACCTCCTCACCGAGGGGTACCAGAAGCTCAGAGAGGCAGGCGACGCGTCGGTGGACAAGATCAAGTTCATCAGCGTGAAACCGACCAGCATCGGGAGGATCTTCAGGGAGCGCAGCAGCACCGGAGGGCTCAAGACCGAGCTCAGGAAGGGCGCCCCCGTCACCTATGAGGCCGGGTTCTTCGACCTGGGCAAGGAGTACGGCGACATCCTGGGGGACCTCAGCGGCCGCAACGTCATGATCACCGTCGACCCGGGCATGTGGATCGTCTCCGTCGTCATCTTCAAGGACGACACCGACCTCGTCAAGATAGACATGGACGTCCCGGACTGCATGGGCTCCATCGATACCGCCCTCAAGATGCTGGCCGATGCCGGCGTCAACCTCATCTCGGTCTTCACCAAGGTGGTCATATCGTACCAGACCATGGACATCGAGGTCGTCGCAGACATCAAAGGGAGCAGCATGAAGGCCGACGAGCTGGAGAAGAAACTCCCGGAATACCTGTCCGAGCTCAACGGCGTCTACGAGCTGAAGAAGATCGAGCGCCTCTGA
- a CDS encoding aldehyde dehydrogenase family protein, translated as MPADYDDKTFEAAIDMVLGREKHDFPQIIGGLKIASGTDRPLCSPIDSTVIFGTIQEPEEGTDALAVAKAREAFSSWSGTSPAERAAVIGKAASFARTARYRLAAEVMFSTGMVREDAMQEADRLIEVLDKAAADAGSVKGKPVGVWAVVALASSPLASAVGYAAAAIAAGNTAVIAPSGSCPLPVYTVYRFFEQAGLPAGVLNIVTDKSDAHIARLISEDGIDGIVASGCGRAVDELMFAPADESIKFINEVKGTNTIVVAHPSNIRKAAQDVADSAFAYAGQRLYSTSKVIVLAEEESEFVRALVEIAKDYCVGDPAEKRTKMGPLLSPEQEKRYLDFKAENEANLLFGGKKVSGEYLENGRYWTPMIFTGIDPSSDAIYEDQAIPALCIIPASGIDDAVGMLSEMDSGLSIGVISADDKTISKVKKAAGPGQTVFVNQSSRSLKPAAKACAENFLA; from the coding sequence ATGCCTGCAGATTATGACGACAAGACCTTCGAAGCGGCCATCGACATGGTGCTCGGACGTGAGAAGCATGATTTCCCGCAGATCATCGGAGGGCTGAAGATAGCCTCCGGCACGGACAGGCCCCTGTGCAGCCCCATCGACAGCACGGTGATCTTCGGGACCATCCAGGAGCCTGAGGAGGGCACCGATGCTCTGGCCGTCGCGAAGGCCCGCGAGGCTTTTTCATCCTGGTCTGGGACGTCTCCGGCCGAGAGGGCCGCCGTCATCGGCAAGGCGGCCTCTTTCGCCAGGACCGCGAGGTACCGCCTGGCGGCCGAGGTCATGTTCAGCACCGGGATGGTCAGGGAGGACGCCATGCAGGAGGCGGACAGGCTCATCGAGGTCCTGGACAAGGCGGCCGCCGACGCAGGTTCCGTCAAAGGGAAGCCCGTAGGCGTATGGGCGGTCGTTGCCCTCGCGAGCTCTCCGCTGGCCTCTGCCGTCGGCTACGCCGCGGCGGCCATCGCTGCAGGGAACACTGCGGTCATCGCGCCCAGCGGGTCCTGCCCCCTCCCCGTCTACACAGTGTACAGGTTCTTCGAGCAGGCCGGACTGCCCGCCGGGGTGCTCAACATCGTCACGGACAAGAGCGATGCGCACATCGCCCGCCTGATATCCGAAGACGGGATCGACGGGATCGTCGCCTCGGGATGCGGCCGCGCCGTAGACGAGCTCATGTTCGCGCCTGCCGACGAGTCGATAAAGTTCATCAACGAGGTCAAGGGGACCAACACCATAGTCGTCGCCCACCCGTCCAACATCAGGAAGGCGGCGCAGGATGTCGCCGATTCTGCGTTCGCGTACGCAGGCCAGCGCCTCTACTCGACATCGAAGGTCATCGTCCTGGCCGAGGAGGAGAGCGAGTTCGTCCGCGCCCTGGTGGAGATCGCCAAGGACTACTGCGTCGGGGACCCTGCCGAGAAGAGGACCAAGATGGGCCCGCTGCTGTCCCCCGAGCAGGAGAAGAGGTACCTGGACTTCAAGGCCGAGAACGAGGCGAACCTCCTGTTCGGAGGAAAGAAGGTGTCCGGAGAGTACCTCGAGAACGGGAGGTACTGGACACCCATGATCTTCACCGGCATAGATCCCTCGTCCGACGCAATCTACGAGGACCAGGCCATTCCCGCCCTCTGCATCATCCCGGCCTCCGGCATCGACGATGCCGTCGGCATGCTGTCGGAGATGGATTCGGGGCTCTCGATCGGGGTCATCTCCGCAGATGACAAGACGATCTCCAAGGTCAAGAAGGCCGCAGGCCCGGGGCAGACGGTGTTCGTCAACCAGAGCAGCCGTTCGCTGAAGCCCGCCGCCAAGGCATGCGCCGAGAACTTCCTGGCGTGA
- a CDS encoding DsbA family oxidoreductase, producing the protein MLIEYWSDYTCPFCCIAEARLKKALSQMNLGGRVKLVFKAFELYQEAPQWAERNIVEAMQHTYGISEADARAKVDRIESMARGEGLEFNYGTAHTCNTFDALRVAKYAQTQSEEMLERYSHLMFEDFFAKNLRISDHEVILDAAEKAGMKRSDVKGILDGDRFAKEVRRDEQEGYMLGVRAVPFFAVARKYSIPGCIETEQFKQVIARAIAEEEAESLDPDKMKGMSCGPDGCR; encoded by the coding sequence ATGCTTATCGAATATTGGTCGGACTACACGTGCCCGTTCTGCTGCATTGCCGAAGCACGCCTGAAGAAAGCGCTGTCCCAGATGAACCTCGGAGGCCGCGTGAAGCTCGTCTTCAAGGCGTTCGAGCTCTACCAGGAGGCCCCGCAGTGGGCCGAGAGGAACATCGTCGAGGCCATGCAGCACACCTACGGTATATCCGAGGCGGATGCCCGGGCCAAGGTGGACAGGATCGAGAGCATGGCCCGCGGGGAGGGGCTGGAGTTCAACTACGGGACCGCCCACACCTGCAACACCTTCGATGCCCTCAGGGTGGCGAAATACGCCCAGACCCAGTCGGAGGAGATGCTGGAAAGGTACTCGCATCTGATGTTCGAGGACTTCTTCGCCAAGAACCTGAGGATCTCCGACCACGAGGTGATCCTGGATGCGGCCGAGAAGGCCGGCATGAAGAGGTCTGATGTCAAGGGGATCCTGGACGGGGACAGGTTCGCCAAAGAAGTCCGCCGCGACGAGCAGGAAGGTTACATGCTGGGGGTCCGCGCCGTGCCGTTCTTCGCGGTCGCCAGGAAGTACAGCATCCCCGGATGCATCGAGACCGAGCAGTTCAAGCAGGTGATCGCCCGGGCCATCGCCGAGGAAGAGGCGGAATCCCTGGATCCTGACAAAATGAAGGGAATGTCCTGCGGGCCAGACGGGTGCCGTTGA
- a CDS encoding leucine-rich repeat domain-containing protein, protein MMKNKSICGGRMLSAIAAIAVAAALLVPLSADYSESSSETEIQTWDDYGSFKYTVKGSSTYAYVSASVNIGLYSEITIPSEVYHGSTKYTVNAVDDNGFEGCTNITKITFPTTLQTIGTEAFGGCTSLTEIEIPATVENIGNRAFYGCTSLKSLAMPACSMGYTIIDGCENLENLTLLYSSLQSSADISAIAFYSSCSMNIAVENYAYPKLAGYNDGSKE, encoded by the coding sequence ATGATGAAGAACAAGTCGATCTGCGGAGGCAGGATGCTCTCCGCGATTGCGGCGATTGCCGTCGCCGCTGCCTTGCTTGTGCCTCTTTCCGCTGATTATTCAGAGAGTTCCAGCGAGACTGAAATACAAACGTGGGACGACTATGGAAGCTTCAAATATACTGTGAAGGGCAGTTCCACTTATGCATATGTCTCAGCAAGTGTCAACATTGGACTGTATTCGGAAATAACTATTCCTTCTGAGGTATACCACGGATCCACAAAATACACTGTAAATGCCGTCGATGACAATGGGTTCGAAGGCTGCACAAACATCACGAAGATAACATTTCCAACCACTCTGCAAACAATCGGGACTGAAGCATTCGGCGGATGCACATCCCTGACGGAGATCGAGATTCCTGCAACAGTCGAGAATATCGGGAATCGCGCGTTCTACGGGTGCACGTCTCTGAAGAGCCTCGCCATGCCGGCGTGCAGCATGGGATACACGATAATCGACGGATGCGAGAATCTTGAAAACCTCACCTTGCTGTATTCTTCTCTGCAGTCAAGCGCGGACATCAGTGCCATTGCATTCTACAGTTCATGCAGCATGAATATCGCAGTGGAGAACTACGCGTATCCAAAACTTGCAGGATACAACGACGGAAGCAAAGAATGA
- a CDS encoding radical SAM protein, which translates to MDPEIGMLLSAAEQRELAEDELVRLLGCPEDSPEASAIISHAHSLALSAQEGIGEIGAQIGIATGPCHADCAFCAFAFSTTDADDYVMPEDVLRRYVRETTAAGDVSCISLMTINDTEIDVLLDAVRTARAAAPSDVVIAVNTGDRAPEECAELRRAGASRAYHALRLGEGAITWLEPRDRLETVSGFIGAGIEVYTGTEPVYAGVSDREIASNYLGGMQYGFRHGSSSAMVPVGGTRFSKQGIGAVSARRADQISSALLLSTFADREYGPIGYYGGFYGGFGKVFAEFAGSPKGTADYIEKADPSKSLQGARKRLLESGYGMVRAADGSVRSLSALISPAQ; encoded by the coding sequence ATGGACCCGGAGATCGGGATGCTGCTGTCGGCCGCGGAACAGAGGGAACTGGCGGAGGATGAGCTGGTCCGCCTCCTCGGATGCCCCGAGGATTCCCCCGAGGCGTCGGCGATCATATCCCACGCGCACTCGCTGGCACTTTCGGCCCAAGAGGGCATAGGGGAGATCGGGGCGCAGATAGGCATCGCCACCGGACCGTGCCATGCAGACTGCGCGTTCTGTGCGTTCGCCTTCAGCACCACCGACGCGGACGACTACGTCATGCCCGAGGACGTCCTCCGGCGCTATGTACGGGAAACGACCGCGGCCGGGGATGTCTCCTGCATATCGCTAATGACAATCAACGATACGGAGATCGATGTCCTGCTCGATGCGGTCCGTACGGCCAGGGCGGCCGCTCCCTCCGATGTCGTCATCGCGGTGAACACCGGAGACAGGGCCCCGGAGGAATGCGCGGAGCTGCGCAGGGCCGGGGCCTCCCGCGCCTACCATGCCCTCCGCCTGGGGGAAGGAGCAATCACCTGGCTGGAGCCCCGCGACCGCCTGGAGACCGTCAGTGGCTTCATCGGGGCGGGGATCGAGGTCTATACGGGGACGGAGCCCGTCTACGCCGGCGTCTCCGACCGGGAGATCGCCTCCAACTACCTCGGCGGGATGCAGTACGGGTTCCGCCACGGTTCCTCGTCGGCGATGGTGCCTGTCGGGGGAACGAGGTTCTCCAAACAGGGCATCGGAGCGGTGTCCGCCCGCCGCGCCGACCAGATATCGTCAGCCCTCCTGCTCTCGACGTTCGCCGATCGGGAGTACGGGCCGATCGGCTATTACGGGGGCTTCTACGGTGGGTTCGGGAAGGTCTTCGCGGAGTTTGCCGGGAGCCCGAAGGGGACGGCGGACTATATCGAGAAGGCGGACCCGTCGAAGAGCCTGCAGGGCGCAAGGAAGAGGCTCCTGGAATCGGGCTACGGCATGGTCAGGGCGGCGGACGGGTCGGTCCGCAGCCTCAGCGCGCTCATCTCCCCGGCCCAATGA
- a CDS encoding IS110 family transposase has product MRIAIGMDLHKKTAVCCAVHAGPGKPSEDEEEFLRRFNRDHGTQPSEPEDIARIAEALRGHEAHVLIENSTKTHETYWVLTNLGIDTVVAQAQDLYRITKSVKKTDANDAAELAGYMRRRLNGEREFAVCKMPSPVWMERREICRAVLAEKRHLADLKRRARMHMLLHGIRLSKDYSDIFSKKAMKEMWDSRDTCLRLLVSEARSIKARTDEEARLIRATFGHITDFDLVMSIPGFGAVSAAYAVSMIIDVKRFGSSAQLAAYFGLVPRVRESAEASHRCATTHRGDREMRRLLCQSAIVHVRTAEDSVVSALYSRLRARGVSHREAQVAAARKLVTVVWSVLRNRRPFSTDRELLERSAEMAEEAEGDPAAD; this is encoded by the coding sequence TTGAGGATAGCGATCGGGATGGACCTGCACAAGAAGACCGCGGTATGCTGCGCGGTCCATGCGGGCCCGGGGAAGCCGAGCGAAGACGAGGAGGAGTTCCTGAGGCGCTTCAACAGGGACCACGGCACGCAGCCGTCGGAGCCCGAGGACATAGCGCGGATCGCGGAGGCGCTCCGCGGGCATGAGGCGCATGTCCTCATCGAGAACTCCACGAAGACGCACGAGACCTACTGGGTCCTGACCAACCTCGGGATCGACACGGTCGTGGCGCAGGCCCAGGACCTCTACCGGATCACCAAGTCCGTGAAGAAGACCGACGCCAACGATGCGGCCGAGCTCGCGGGGTACATGCGGCGGAGGCTGAACGGCGAGCGCGAGTTCGCCGTCTGCAAGATGCCGTCCCCGGTCTGGATGGAACGGCGCGAGATATGCCGCGCGGTCCTCGCGGAGAAGAGGCACCTGGCGGACCTCAAGCGCCGGGCCAGGATGCACATGCTCCTCCACGGGATCAGGCTGAGCAAGGATTACTCCGACATCTTCTCGAAGAAGGCGATGAAGGAGATGTGGGACTCGAGGGACACCTGCCTGAGGCTCCTCGTGTCGGAGGCGAGGTCGATAAAGGCCCGCACCGACGAGGAGGCCAGGCTGATCCGGGCGACGTTCGGGCACATCACCGACTTCGATCTGGTGATGAGCATCCCGGGGTTCGGCGCGGTCTCGGCCGCGTACGCGGTCTCTATGATCATCGACGTGAAGCGCTTCGGGTCGTCGGCCCAGCTGGCGGCGTACTTCGGCCTGGTGCCGAGGGTGCGCGAATCGGCGGAGGCCTCGCACAGGTGCGCGACCACGCACCGCGGCGACAGGGAGATGCGCAGGCTGCTGTGCCAGTCGGCGATCGTCCACGTCCGCACCGCCGAGGACTCGGTGGTCTCGGCCCTCTACAGCAGGCTGAGGGCGAGGGGGGTCTCCCACCGGGAGGCGCAGGTGGCGGCCGCGCGCAAGCTGGTGACCGTGGTCTGGTCGGTGCTGAGGAACCGCAGGCCCTTCAGCACCGACAGGGAGCTCCTGGAACGCTCCGCCGAGATGGCGGAGGAAGCGGAGGGGGATCCGGCGGCGGACTGA
- the rtcA gene encoding RNA 3'-terminal phosphate cyclase, whose translation MVLEIDSSRGEGGGQMVRTSVALATLTGKTTRLTRIRENRPTNGLSKQHITAVDAVARMTGSTVTGNTLGSSELLIEPGHEQNTNLVLDIGSAGAVSLVMQATMLAARNYTVPFRIDITGGTNVMWAPPIDSYSMVLFPLMKKMGIDAKVDILERGFYPIGGGRVVLEVQPIWKIKPLVLDKLGRLERVRGLCFMQHLSDRVGQEMMESCRRAFEGKYDIEIDYQRSEGMSRGAGMVLTAEYENGILSSNVLSSKGHSAQQSGLDAASDLLQEMSSGSTVDIHTADQLLPYLAMAEGRSEFIVSRISKHLLSQMDTLESFLDVRFGVERKDDGYHFTVTPGEHA comes from the coding sequence ATGGTTTTGGAGATCGACAGTTCCAGGGGCGAGGGCGGAGGGCAGATGGTCCGCACGTCCGTGGCGCTGGCGACGCTCACCGGGAAGACCACCCGCCTCACCCGGATCAGGGAGAACCGCCCCACCAACGGGCTCTCGAAGCAGCACATCACCGCCGTCGACGCGGTGGCCAGGATGACCGGCTCGACGGTCACCGGCAACACCCTCGGATCGTCCGAGCTTCTAATCGAGCCTGGCCATGAGCAGAACACAAACCTGGTGCTCGACATCGGCTCCGCCGGGGCCGTCAGCCTGGTCATGCAGGCCACCATGCTGGCCGCCAGGAACTACACGGTGCCGTTCAGGATCGACATAACCGGAGGGACGAACGTCATGTGGGCCCCTCCCATCGACTCCTATTCGATGGTCCTCTTCCCCCTTATGAAGAAGATGGGCATCGATGCGAAGGTGGACATCCTGGAGAGAGGGTTCTATCCCATCGGCGGGGGCCGCGTGGTCCTCGAGGTGCAGCCCATATGGAAGATCAAGCCCCTGGTCCTGGACAAACTGGGCAGGCTCGAGAGAGTGCGCGGGCTATGCTTCATGCAGCACCTCTCCGACCGCGTGGGCCAGGAGATGATGGAGTCCTGCCGGCGCGCTTTCGAAGGGAAATACGACATCGAGATTGATTACCAGCGCTCCGAGGGGATGTCCAGGGGCGCCGGCATGGTGCTGACGGCCGAATACGAGAACGGGATCCTGTCGTCGAACGTCCTCTCGTCCAAGGGCCACAGCGCCCAGCAGTCCGGCCTGGACGCGGCCTCGGACCTCCTGCAGGAGATGTCCTCCGGGTCCACGGTGGACATCCATACCGCCGACCAGCTCCTCCCCTACCTGGCCATGGCCGAGGGGAGGTCGGAGTTCATAGTGTCCAGGATCAGCAAGCACCTGCTGTCCCAGATGGACACTCTGGAGTCCTTCCTGGACGTCAGGTTCGGTGTCGAGCGCAAGGATGACGGGTACCACTTCACCGTCACTCCGGGGGAGCACGCATGA